The nucleotide sequence GGCACGTCGTGGTGGCCCAGGGCATCGAGGATCGAGCGGGCGATCAGGCTCTGGCCGAGATAGTTGGGGTGGATGCCGTCGTCGGCCATCAGTTCCCGGCCCTCGCGGCGTGCTGCCTGCATCAGCGTATTGTTCTCCGCGACGGGATAGCCCTCGTCAGCGGCGACCTTGCGGATAACCTCGATGTACTGCCCCAGAGCGGCGTCGGCGGCCGCGGCTCTCGCCTGGGCCGCGGCGTCGACGCCCTTGCCCGCGTTGATGATGCAGGGCGTCACGAGCACCATCGAGCCGCCCTGGGCCTTCACCTTGGCCGAGACCTCGCGCAGGGCCTTCTCATACTCGGTCGGCGGTACGCCGCGGAGCGCATCGTTTGTGCCGGCGCAGAAGGTCACGAGTGTGGGCCGGAAGACGAGCACGGTTTTCTCGACGCGGGCGGCCATTTGGGGTGCCGTGTCGCTGGCCACGCCGGCGCAAATGACCACGGGCGCGGGCCGGCCCGCCGCGCGCAGCGCCTGCACGAGGAGCTGCGGATACGTGCAGCCATCGGTGATCGAGTCGCCCAGGCACACGATGCGGAGCATGCGCTGGGATGGCTCGGGGCAACTGCCCCGAGGCGCGCAGGCGACGACAACCGCAGCCGCGATGACTAGCATGATGTGCGGGTATCCGGGCACGGGCGCCTCCTTCGGTCGCGGGCACCATGGGGGAGAGTGATTGCATAGTTGTTCAAGTATGCAATTCCTTTTCCGGGCCGTGTGCTGCCACGATTGCCAGCAAGCGAGCGTGCAAAGGTGTCGCACCGTCGGAGGGCTCGCCATCGGCTAACCGACGCAGGATCTGGAGACGACGGAGGTTGGTAAACGCGGTCGCTGCGTGGAACACCGTGGCGCGAGCTTCGAGCGGGGGGGGCTGCGTGCGCTTCTCGGGTGCCACCGGCACCGCGGGGGCATTGCCCTTTGCGCGACGGGGCAGGGAGGGCATCCCTGAGCCATGCGAGCACCTGGCCGCTGAATGCCGTGTCGCGGTAGGGAGAGCGCGCGATGCAGAAGCAGCGCAGGCCGGAGCGCCGCCGCA is from Planctomycetota bacterium and encodes:
- a CDS encoding SGNH/GDSL hydrolase family protein; translation: MPGYPHIMLVIAAAVVVACAPRGSCPEPSQRMLRIVCLGDSITDGCTYPQLLVQALRAAGRPAPVVICAGVASDTAPQMAARVEKTVLVFRPTLVTFCAGTNDALRGVPPTEYEKALREVSAKVKAQGGSMVLVTPCIINAGKGVDAAAQARAAAADAALGQYIEVIRKVAADEGYPVAENNTLMQAARREGRELMADDGIHPNYLGQSLIARSILDALGHHDVPLPREFRPALFPGVVREWKMRLAPLDAHQKPQRLTEAVVRQLAPDASWKTYHLPDPPPASQPSAEDWWEQVRRNGFGLRVHQVAGKGLVQAVAAIECARARDAFVNTGIGIATVWLNGVKLHDQGTAWTGFHAGKERLPANLRRGRNEIVVEIDGPQFFLSVTDKLAWEEDLRFEAGSE